A window of the Zonotrichia leucophrys gambelii isolate GWCS_2022_RI chromosome 18, RI_Zleu_2.0, whole genome shotgun sequence genome harbors these coding sequences:
- the LOC135455563 gene encoding dynein axonemal heavy chain 9-like, which yields MESEGDPGLAGEGSPEGPPEDARDDAPEEQRLARCAARALALPPERCRRWAADPALRGFVRGAAGPAALLAWRGPGGELGMCPGPPPPPPSATKALFFLRPPAAGPGPAELLCGDLPAEPLPHFAALVEEVIVPILTNRRNHQGWPRVVSQDIIHHVHSLKNTVFKVVGQVKGKTLLPLPAASEGIENIDPKSEKFLELINKPLVHATESAIIEWSQQIQRVLRKESSEPLLQGTNPTPKVELQFWRSRCADLEGIHRQLTSRRVSNMLEVLERVQSIYVPAFQSMLGDVEAALREAQDIDLHLTALQQPLERLEAAEFSKVKPLLVPLLHVVCCIWASCQHYSVPLRLVVLLQEICNLLIQQAVVYLSPEDLLKGEVEESLGKVQTVSDVLSAFKGALEERRANLQVYYEPGQQVRSWDFPSRLVFARLDSFLQRLHMVKGLLSTALDLAQLEKIEFGGMRGKALGQQVLAMHEEFQECYQVFSERAYDCLDLANVEFEQDALEFQQKVQDIDRRLGTVFGQAFSDAPGMEHIFKLLAMFRNLLERPGVAAVAADKIPVLFSMFSSALDQARLTYSRHTQAGLQLGFPPLHKNAPPVAGALGWARELRARIQQPLEHLRHVPGLNLDSARGRLVMQKYEEMIQLLDRYQEKLYLDWSQTVSEKSQYNLAQPLIRREAQSKLIRVNFDPQLVAVLREVSYLRRSGAGAIPPAAAELHACKESLWKLVASLELMANSYNKVLRSLLEVEHPLVQGQLQDIDVRLREAEETLTWKTEGVWDHISGVVSDVCDLEQRVQKAKDNVEEIQSIVRSWGSPMLERRDPKREAVLSLEECQERLERRYSLVREAGHRIHSLVEENQSLLRAEPASDAWKGYLDYVDEIVLDGFFTAIECSLKYLLENTDPKAGLAPLFEVQLDLVIPDLVFHPPLDPGTRDGFCDMVESLLQGIFHISSLVPRLAAHSGFSHYQAALEAMPSLCSWRQELLARAETVATACREHRAGLEQRFCHLLLQDRRDLGHPLLLQDNRELGHHLHVPTPADTEEGLPEAPATLQQFREQLGSYEQLYEEVARMQPLCTFQGWLRLDVRPFKAALLNEIKRWSLVFKQHLLDHVTHSLADLDEFIQTAERGLSRKVEQGDYSGLVEVMGHLLAVKERHSATDAMFEPLKETIELLRAYEQQLPEEIHQQLEELPEKWGQVKKLAVAVKQQVAPLQAAEVTALRQSCAAFDAQQQRLRERFVREAPFRFDTEKPYQLLDAKHMEIKQMESAMTSIYESAGLFEVMVPEYKQLKQCRKELCLLKELWDMISLVNTSLEDWQTTRWVDINVENMDLECKKFAREIRNLDKEMRAWDAFSGLDSKVKNMLTALKAVAELQNPAIRERHWNQLMQVTGVRFVMDSDTTLADLLKLNLHEFEGEVHGIVDKAVREMSMEKVLKELRVTWSSREFQYEPHPRTHIPLLKSDEELVETLEDNQVQLQNLMSSKYIAFFLEEVSAWQRKLSTADSVISLWFEVQRTWSHLESIFIGSEDIRAQLPQDSKRFEGIDVDFKELANEVQKTPNVVEATNRAGLSQQLEDIQSRLSLCEKALAEYLDMKRLAFPRFYFISSADLLDILSNGTNPQLVQRHLSKLFDNLARLKFQADSDEKTTKVGLGMYSREEEYVQFSEPCDCSGQIVLRSHE from the exons ATGGAGAGCGAGGGGGATCCCGGGTTAGCGGGGGAGGGCTCCCCGGAGGGTCCCCCGGAGGATGCCCGGGATGATGCCCCGGAGGAGCAGCGCCTGGCCCGGTGCGCGGCGCGGGCGCTGGCGCTGCCCCCGGAGCGCTGCCGGCGCTGGGCGGCGGATCCGGCGCTCCGCGGTTTCgtgcggggcgcggcggggccggcggcgctGCTGGCCTggcggggcccgggcggggagctgggaatgtgccccgggccgcccccgccgccccccagCGCCACCAAAGCGCTGTTCTTCCTGCGGCCGCCCgcagccgggcccggccccgcggagCTGCTGTGCGGGGACCTGCCCGCCGAGCCCCTGCCGCACTTCGCTGCCCTGGTGGAGGAG gtgatTGTGCCCATCCTGACGAACCGGAGGAACCATCAGGGCTGGCCACGAGTGGTGTCACAGGACATCATCCATCACGTGCACAGCCTGAAAAACACTGTCTTCAAGGTTGTTGGCCAGGTGAAGGGCAAGACCTTGCTGCCTCTTCCAGCTGCCTCGGAGGGAATCGAGAACATTGATCCTAAAAGTGAGAAATT CTTGGAGCTGATCAATAAACCCCTTGTGCATGCCACAGAGTCAGCCATCATCGAGTGGAGCCAGCAGATCCAGAGAGTGCTGAGGAAGGAGTCCTCAGAGCCCCTCCTGCAAGGCACCAACCCCACCCCGAAGGTGGAGCTGCAGTTCTGGAGGAGCAG gtgtgctgACCTGGAGGGCATTCACAGACAGCTGACATCCAGGAGGGTCAGCAAcatgctggaggtgctggagagaGTGCAGAGCATCTACGTGCCAGCCTTCCAAAGCATGCTCGGGGATGTGGAGGCAG ctctgagggaaGCTCAGGACATCGACCTGCAcctgacagccctgcagcagcccctggagcgCTTGGAGGCTGCTGAGTTCAGCAAGGTGAAGCCTCTCCTGGTGCCCCTGCTGCACGTGGTGTGCTGCATCTGGGCCAGCTGCCAGCACTACAGCGTGCCCCTGAGGCTGgtggtgctgctccaggagaTCTGCAACCTCCTCATCCAGCAG GCTGTGGTGTACCTGTCCCCAGAAGATCTGCTGAAAGGAGAGGTGgaggagagcctgggcaaggtgCAAACAGTGTCTGACGTCCTGAGTGCCTTCAAAGGGGcgctggaggagaggagggcaAACCTGCAGGTGTACTATGAGCCAGGCCAGCAAGTGAGGAGCTGGGACTTCCCCTCCAGGCTGGTGTTTGCAAGGCTGGAcagcttcctgcagaggctgcacaTGGTGAAG ggcctcctgagcacagccctggacCTGGCCCAGCTGGAGAAGATTGAGTTTGGGGGCATGAGAGGGAAGGCCCTGGGCCAGCAGGTGCTGGCCATGCACGAGGAGTTCCAGGAGTGCTACCAGGTGTTCTCAGAGCGAGCCTACGACTGCCTGGACCTGGCCAACGTG GAATTTGAGCAGGATgccctggaattccagcagaAGGTGCAGGACATTGACCGGCGGCTGGGCACCGTGTTCGGCCAGGCCTTCAGCGACGCCCCGGGCATGGAGCACATCTTCAAG ctgctggccaTGTTCCGGAACCTTCTGGAGCGCCCTGGGGTTGCTGCAGTTGCTGCTGACAAGATCCCTGTCCTGTTCAGCAtgttcagctctgccctggacCAGGCCAGGCTCACCTACAGCAGGCacacccaggcagggctgcagctcg ggttCCCCCCCCTGCACAAGAACGCCCCTCCCGTGGCCGGAGCGCTGGGCTGGGCGCGGGAGCTGCGTGCGCGGATCCAGCAGCCCTTGGAGCACCTCAGGCACGTCCCAGGGCT GAACTTGGACTCTGCCCGTGGAAGACTGGTGATGCAGAAATATGAAGAGATGATCCAGCTGCTCGACAG GTACCAGGAGAAGCTGTATTTGGACTGGTCCCAGACAGTGTCAGAGAAATCCCAGTACAACCTGGCCCAGCCTCTCATCCGACGAGAGGCACAGAGCAAACTGATCAGGGTCAATTTTGATCCCCAG CTGGTGGCCGTGCTCAGGGAGGTGAGCTACCTGAGGCGCAGTGGGGCAGGAGCCATCCCCCcggcagcagctgagctccatGCCTGCAAGGAATCCCTCTGGAAGCTGGtggccagcctggagctgatGGCCAACAGCTACAACAAGGTCCTGAGGTCCCTGCTGGAGgtggaacatcctctggtgcaggggcagctgcaggacaTCGACGTGAGGCTGAGAGAGGCAGAAGAAACGCTGACCTGGAAGACAGAGG GTGTCTGGGATCACATCTCCGGGGTGGTGAGTGATGTCTGTGACCTGGAGCAGAGGGTGCAGAAGGCCAAGGACAACGTTGAGGAGATCCAGAGCATCGTGCGCTCGTGGGGATCGCCCATGCTGGAGAGGAGGGACCCCAagagggaggcagtgctgagcctggaggagtgcCAAGAGCGCCTGGAGCGGCGCTACAGCCTGGTCAGGGAGGCTGGGCACAGGATCCACTCCCTGGTGGAG GAAAACCAGAGCCTCCTACGTGCAGAGCCAGCCTCTGATGCCTGGAAGGGGTATTTGGATTATGTGGATGAGATAGTTCTGGATGGATTCTTCACTGCCATTGAGTGCTCCCTGAAATACCTCCTGGAGAACACAG ACCCCAAGGCAGGGCTTGCTCCCCTCTTTGAGGTGCAGCTGGATTTGGTGATCCCAGATTTGGTGTTTCACCCTCCCTTGGACCCTGGCACCAGGGATGGCTTCTGTGACATGGTGGAAAGTCTTCTTCAGGGCATCTTCCACATCTCCTCGCTGGTGCCCCGGCTGGCTGCACACAGTGGCTTCAGTCACTACCAG gctgccctggaggccATGCCCTCACTGTGCTCGTGgcgccaggagctgctggcgcGGGCTGAGACAGTGGCCACCGCGTGCCGTGAGCACCGCGCGGGGCTGGAGCAGCGCTTCTgccacctcctgctgcaggacaggagggaCCTGGGCCACCCCCTACTGCTGCAGGACAACAGGGAGCTGGGCCACCATCTCCATGTCCCTACACCTGCAGACACTGAAGAGGGGCTCCCCGAGGCACCGGCCACGCTGCAGCAgttcagggagcagctgggctccTACGAGCAGCTCTACGAGGAGGTGGCTCGAATGCAGCCCCTCTGCACCttccagggctggctgaggctGGATGTGCGGCCCTTCAAGGCAGCCTTGCTCAACGAGATTAAAAGGTGGAGCTTGGTGTTCAAGCAGCACCTCCTGGACCACGTCACACACAG CTTGGCTGACCTGGACGAGTTCATCCAAACTGCCGAGAGGGGTTTGAGCAGAAAGGTGGAGCAAGGTGACTACAGTGGCTTGGTGGAGGTCATGGGTCACCTGCTGGCTGTGAAGGAACGTCACAGTGCCACTGATGCCATGTTTGAGCCTCTGAAGGAGACCATTGAGCTGCTGAGGGCctatgagcagcagctgcctgaggaaatccaccagcagctggag gagctgccagagaaGTGGGGCCAGGTGAAGAAGCTGGCCGTGGCCGTGAAGCAGCAGGTGGCCCCTCTGCAGGCCGCCGAGGTGACCGCGCTGCGCCAGAGCTGCGCCGCCTTCgatgcccagcagcagcggctccgCGAGCGCTTCGTCAGGgaggctcccttcag GTTTGACACTGAAAAGCCTTATCAACTGCTGGATGCAAAGCACATGGAGATTAAACAGATGGAGTCAGCCATGACCTCGATTTATGAATCAGCTGGTCTGTTTGAAGTTATGGTGCCAGAGTATAAGCAGCTGAAGCAgtgcaggaaggagctgtgtcTGCTCAAAGAGCTCTGGGACATGATCTCCTTGGTGAACACCAGCCTTGAAGACTGGCAGACCACCAGATGGGTGGACATTAATGTGGAGAACATGGACCTGGAGTGCAAGAAGTTTGCAAGAGAGATTCGAAATTTGGACAAGGAAATGAGGGCGTGGGATGCTTTCAGTGGGCTGGACAGCAAGGTGAAAAACATGCTGACAGCCCTCAAGGCTGTGGCAGAACTTCAAAATCCTGCCATCAGGGAGAGGCACTGGAACCAGCTGATGCAGGTGACAGGCGTGAGGTTTGTGATGGACTCGGACACCACCCTGGCTGACCTCCTCAAGCTCAACCTGCATGAATTTGAGGGGGAAGTCCACGGCATTGTGGACAAAGCAGTGAGAGAAATGAGCATGGAGAAGGTGCTGAAGGAACTGAGGGTgacctggagctccagggagtTCCAGTACGAGCCTCACCCTCGCACCCACATCCCCTTGCTGAAGTCAGATGAGGAGCTCGTTGAAACTCTAGAGGACAACCAGGTGCAGCTGCAGAATTTGATGTCCTCCAAGTATATTGCCTTCTTCCTGGAGGAGGTGTCTGCCTGGCAGAGGAAGCTCTCCACTGCTGACTCCGTCATCTCCCTCTGGTTCGAGGTGCAGCGCACGTGGTCTCACCTGGAGAGCATTTTCATAGGCTCAGAAGACATCAGGGCACAACTGCCCCAG GACTCCAAACGTTTTGAAGGTATTGATGTGGATTTTAAAGAACTGGCCAATGAAGttcagaaaaccccaaatgtgGTTGAAGCCACCAATAGAGCAggtctgtcccagcagctggaggacaTCCAGAGTAG GTTGTCTCTGTGTGAGAAGGCTTTGGCTGAATATTTGGACATGAAAAGGTTGGCTTTCCCCAGATTTTACTTCATTTCTTCTGCAGATTTACTGGATATTCTTTCCAATGGCACCAACCCACAGCTG